In a single window of the Branchiostoma floridae strain S238N-H82 chromosome 2, Bfl_VNyyK, whole genome shotgun sequence genome:
- the LOC118409531 gene encoding uncharacterized protein LOC118409531 isoform X6 gives MEQNGWGPPAVDLNFLKSGLGVLKVVQMILSLAGFIIAEVTAPPYGWEQMKAFEWISLTIFILTLAVFTTFLASWHKSEAVVRVNWPLVVLAIISLVTFWATVRMSYRRWHLFSPTPTIPYHYQHLGTEPYS, from the exons ATGGAGCAGAACGGGTGGGGCCCTCCTGCTGTAGATCTCAACTTCCTCAAGTCTGGTTTGGGAGTGCTCAAAGTGGTACaaatg ATACTGAGCCTTGCAGGCTTCATCATAGCAGAGGTCACAGCACCTCCATACGGCTGGGAACAGATGAAAGCTTTTGAGTGGATCTCCCTCACCATCTTCATCCTCACCCTGGCAGTCTTCACCACCTTCCTGGCCTCCTGGCACAAGAGCGAGGCTGTAGTCAGGGTAAACTGGCCACTTGTG GTTCTGGCGATTATTTCCTTGGTGACGTTCTGGGCGACCGTGCGGATGTCGTATCGACGCTGGCACCTCTTCAGCCCCACGCCAACCATACCGTACCACTATCAGCACCTGGGAACAGAGCCGTACTCTTAG
- the LOC118409531 gene encoding uncharacterized protein LOC118409531 isoform X1 encodes MEQNGWGPPAVDLNFLKSGLGVLKVVQMILSLAGFIIAEVTAPPYGWEQMKAFEWISLTIFILTLAVFTTFLASWHKSEAVVRVNWPLVDFCHSALCTVLWSINLILGLVSISWYYYPSREGGAIAGRDFVHSGLCFLLWAVNFILMMTVMPLRHWRWYRVGGTLPCMVLAIISLVTFWATVRMSYRRWHLFSPTPTIPYHYQHLGTEPYS; translated from the exons ATGGAGCAGAACGGGTGGGGCCCTCCTGCTGTAGATCTCAACTTCCTCAAGTCTGGTTTGGGAGTGCTCAAAGTGGTACaaatg ATACTGAGCCTTGCAGGCTTCATCATAGCAGAGGTCACAGCACCTCCATACGGCTGGGAACAGATGAAAGCTTTTGAGTGGATCTCCCTCACCATCTTCATCCTCACCCTGGCAGTCTTCACCACCTTCCTGGCCTCCTGGCACAAGAGCGAGGCTGTAGTCAGGGTAAACTGGCCACTTGTG GATTTTTGCCATTCAGCTCTGTGTACAGTGCTGTGGTCTATAAACTTGATCTTGGGACTTGTTTCAATCAGTTGGTATTACTATCCATCCAGAGAAGGTGGGGCGATTGCGGGCAGG GATTTTGTTCACTCTGggctgtgtttcttgttgtggGCTGTGAATTTTATCCTGATGATGACTGTAATGCCCCTCAGACACTGGCGTTGGTACAGGGTAGGAGGGACACTTCCATGTATG GTTCTGGCGATTATTTCCTTGGTGACGTTCTGGGCGACCGTGCGGATGTCGTATCGACGCTGGCACCTCTTCAGCCCCACGCCAACCATACCGTACCACTATCAGCACCTGGGAACAGAGCCGTACTCTTAG
- the LOC118409531 gene encoding uncharacterized protein LOC118409531 isoform X2 encodes MEQNGWGPPAVDLNFLKSGLGVLKVVQMILSLAGFIIAEVTAPPYGWEQMKAFEWISLTIFILTLAVFTTFLASWHKSEAVVRVNWPLVDFCHSALCTVLWSINLILGLVSISWYWLPEEPGAIVDTDFVHSGLCFLLWAVNFILMMTVMPLRHWRWYRVGGTLPCMVLAIISLVTFWATVRMSYRRWHLFSPTPTIPYHYQHLGTEPYS; translated from the exons ATGGAGCAGAACGGGTGGGGCCCTCCTGCTGTAGATCTCAACTTCCTCAAGTCTGGTTTGGGAGTGCTCAAAGTGGTACaaatg ATACTGAGCCTTGCAGGCTTCATCATAGCAGAGGTCACAGCACCTCCATACGGCTGGGAACAGATGAAAGCTTTTGAGTGGATCTCCCTCACCATCTTCATCCTCACCCTGGCAGTCTTCACCACCTTCCTGGCCTCCTGGCACAAGAGCGAGGCTGTAGTCAGGGTAAACTGGCCACTTGTG gattTTTGCCATTCAGCTCTGTGTACAGTGCTGTGGTCTATAAACTTGATCTTGGGACTTGTTTCTATTAGCTGGTATTGGCTACCCGAAGAACCTGGAGCCATTGTTGATACG GATTTTGTTCACTCTGggctgtgtttcttgttgtggGCTGTGAATTTTATCCTGATGATGACTGTAATGCCCCTCAGACACTGGCGTTGGTACAGGGTAGGAGGGACACTTCCATGTATG GTTCTGGCGATTATTTCCTTGGTGACGTTCTGGGCGACCGTGCGGATGTCGTATCGACGCTGGCACCTCTTCAGCCCCACGCCAACCATACCGTACCACTATCAGCACCTGGGAACAGAGCCGTACTCTTAG
- the LOC118409531 gene encoding uncharacterized protein LOC118409531 isoform X3: MEQNGWGPPAVDLNFLKSGLGVLKVVQMILSLAGFIIAEVTAPPYGWEQMKAFEWISLTIFILTLAVFTTFLASWHKSEAVVRVNWPLVDFVHSGLCFLLWAVNFILMMTVMPLRHWRWYRVGGTLPCMVLAIISLVTFWATVRMSYRRWHLFSPTPTIPYHYQHLGTEPYS; encoded by the exons ATGGAGCAGAACGGGTGGGGCCCTCCTGCTGTAGATCTCAACTTCCTCAAGTCTGGTTTGGGAGTGCTCAAAGTGGTACaaatg ATACTGAGCCTTGCAGGCTTCATCATAGCAGAGGTCACAGCACCTCCATACGGCTGGGAACAGATGAAAGCTTTTGAGTGGATCTCCCTCACCATCTTCATCCTCACCCTGGCAGTCTTCACCACCTTCCTGGCCTCCTGGCACAAGAGCGAGGCTGTAGTCAGGGTAAACTGGCCACTTGTG GATTTTGTTCACTCTGggctgtgtttcttgttgtggGCTGTGAATTTTATCCTGATGATGACTGTAATGCCCCTCAGACACTGGCGTTGGTACAGGGTAGGAGGGACACTTCCATGTATG GTTCTGGCGATTATTTCCTTGGTGACGTTCTGGGCGACCGTGCGGATGTCGTATCGACGCTGGCACCTCTTCAGCCCCACGCCAACCATACCGTACCACTATCAGCACCTGGGAACAGAGCCGTACTCTTAG
- the LOC118409531 gene encoding uncharacterized protein LOC118409531 isoform X4, translated as MEQNGWGPPAVDLNFLKSGLGVLKVVQMILSLAGFIIAEVTAPPYGWEQMKAFEWISLTIFILTLAVFTTFLASWHKSEAVVRVNWPLVDFCHSALCTVLWSINLILGLVSISWYWLPEEPGAIVDTVLAIISLVTFWATVRMSYRRWHLFSPTPTIPYHYQHLGTEPYS; from the exons ATGGAGCAGAACGGGTGGGGCCCTCCTGCTGTAGATCTCAACTTCCTCAAGTCTGGTTTGGGAGTGCTCAAAGTGGTACaaatg ATACTGAGCCTTGCAGGCTTCATCATAGCAGAGGTCACAGCACCTCCATACGGCTGGGAACAGATGAAAGCTTTTGAGTGGATCTCCCTCACCATCTTCATCCTCACCCTGGCAGTCTTCACCACCTTCCTGGCCTCCTGGCACAAGAGCGAGGCTGTAGTCAGGGTAAACTGGCCACTTGTG gattTTTGCCATTCAGCTCTGTGTACAGTGCTGTGGTCTATAAACTTGATCTTGGGACTTGTTTCTATTAGCTGGTATTGGCTACCCGAAGAACCTGGAGCCATTGTTGATACG GTTCTGGCGATTATTTCCTTGGTGACGTTCTGGGCGACCGTGCGGATGTCGTATCGACGCTGGCACCTCTTCAGCCCCACGCCAACCATACCGTACCACTATCAGCACCTGGGAACAGAGCCGTACTCTTAG
- the LOC118409531 gene encoding uncharacterized protein LOC118409531 isoform X5 has protein sequence MEQNGWGPPAVDLNFLKSGLGVLKVVQMILSLAGFIIAEVTAPPYGWEQMKAFEWISLTIFILTLAVFTTFLASWHKSEAVVRVNWPLVDFCHSALCTVLWSINLILALVITSDYGPGDLLGAIIATVLAIISLVTFWATVRMSYRRWHLFSPTPTIPYHYQHLGTEPYS, from the exons ATGGAGCAGAACGGGTGGGGCCCTCCTGCTGTAGATCTCAACTTCCTCAAGTCTGGTTTGGGAGTGCTCAAAGTGGTACaaatg ATACTGAGCCTTGCAGGCTTCATCATAGCAGAGGTCACAGCACCTCCATACGGCTGGGAACAGATGAAAGCTTTTGAGTGGATCTCCCTCACCATCTTCATCCTCACCCTGGCAGTCTTCACCACCTTCCTGGCCTCCTGGCACAAGAGCGAGGCTGTAGTCAGGGTAAACTGGCCACTTGTG gaTTTTTGCCACTCAGCTCTGTGTACGGTGCTGTGGTCTATAAACCTGATTTTGGCACTTGTTATAACAAGTGACTATGGGCCAGGAGATTTACTTGGGGCCATAATTGCCACG GTTCTGGCGATTATTTCCTTGGTGACGTTCTGGGCGACCGTGCGGATGTCGTATCGACGCTGGCACCTCTTCAGCCCCACGCCAACCATACCGTACCACTATCAGCACCTGGGAACAGAGCCGTACTCTTAG